A genomic region of Serratia quinivorans contains the following coding sequences:
- a CDS encoding Invasin — protein sequence MTARACLCLQFFGITTGVLAPAFSLAKMETSTPRKLFSSQTALYVLHNDETVVSVAEKFNLSVAELKKINEFRTFNKPFEQLGAGDELDVPTPQSALSSISDGTTPPSIVSDMDAEFLANTASTFSTALSSDDPKQSAANVAGSMVTGAASSVVEDWLSQFGTAQVDLNVDDKFHLDDSSVDFLLPIYDTSANLLFTQLGYRHKDDRNTVNLGVGYRRFQDSWMYGVNSFYDDDVTGGNRRVGLGIEVWTDYLKLSANGYRGLTDWHQSRDFSDYDERPADGFDLRAEGWLPAYPQLGGKLIYEKYYGNNVALIDSDTLKHNPVAVTIGVNYTPIPLVTLGVDHQQGEGGDNETTFNVELNYRLGVPWEKQVDPAMVDFSRTLAGNRYDLVERNNDIVLDYKKQNLIQLGMPDSMSGKAGNTDVLNVVVNAKYGTDHVEWDAQELLNVGGKAEPLGPHEESLKITYPSFHYTDTPGANIYHISAVAYDTHGNKSNNGTTEVNVLEAEGDTIEITDGNLSVGTGATANGKDINAITAKVTDANGNPLANQTVTFNVAEGATITPHEVQTGADGNAGATVTSLKAGTYAVTAEVNGKGTSKNTTFVADKDSAGIADGDLAVGDNNAVADGKSTDSVTAKVTDANGNPVSGVEVSFLAGNDATVVTETVTTGADGMAATTLTSMTAGTSTVTAKVGDSEQKVDVNFVADSDTAAITDENLVIGHDNTVASGKVTDGVTATATVTDENGNPVADQEVIFTVTEGANITTVKGTTGAKGKAAAVVTSAKAGAYTVTAKVNDSEAKKDAHFVADSDTAEITDGNLSVGTGATANGKDINAITAKVTDANGNPLANQTVTFNVAEGATITPHEVQTGADGNAGATVTSLKAGTYAVTAEVNGKGTSKNTTFVADKDSAGIADGDLAVGDNNAVADGKSTDSVTAKVTDANGNPVSGVEVSFLAGNDATVVTETVTTGADGMAATTLTSMTAGTSTVTAKVGDSEQKVDVNFVADSDTAAITDENLVIGHDNTVASGKVTDGVTATATVTDENGNPVADQEVIFTVTEGANITTVKGTTGAKGKAAAVVTSAKAGAYTVTAKVNDSEAKKDAHFVADSDTAEITDGNLSVGTGATANGKDINAITAKVTDANGNPLANQTVTFNVAEGATITPHEVQTGADGNAGATVTSLKAGTYAVTAEVNGKGTSKNTTFVADKDSAGIADGDLAVGDNNAVADGKSTDSVTAKVTDANGNPVSGVEVSFLAGNDATVVTETVTTGADGMAATTLTSMTAGTSTVTAKVGDSEQKVDVNFVADSDTAAITDENLVIGHDNTVASGKVTDGVTATATVTDENGNPVADQEVIFTVTEGANITTVKGTTGAKGKAAAVVTSAKAGAYTVTAKVNDSEAKKDAHFVADSDTAEITDGNLSVGTGATANGKDINAITAKVTDANGNPLANQTVTFNVAEGATITPHEVQTGADGNAGATVTSLKAGTYAVTAEVNGKGTSKKHDVRGG from the coding sequence ATGACAGCGCGGGCATGTTTGTGCCTTCAGTTTTTCGGAATAACTACAGGTGTTTTGGCTCCAGCTTTTTCTTTGGCAAAAATGGAGACGTCGACACCGAGGAAATTATTTTCCTCTCAGACAGCCCTCTACGTTCTTCACAATGACGAAACTGTGGTGTCTGTTGCCGAGAAATTTAATTTGAGTGTTGCTGAACTAAAAAAAATTAATGAATTCCGCACATTCAATAAACCCTTTGAGCAGCTAGGTGCGGGTGATGAACTGGATGTACCCACCCCACAGAGTGCCTTATCATCGATATCGGACGGGACGACGCCCCCCTCAATCGTCAGTGACATGGATGCAGAATTCCTGGCGAATACAGCCTCAACGTTTAGTACCGCTCTCAGCAGTGATGATCCGAAGCAAAGTGCGGCAAACGTTGCCGGTAGTATGGTGACCGGGGCAGCATCATCAGTAGTCGAGGATTGGTTGTCGCAGTTTGGTACTGCACAGGTGGATTTAAACGTAGATGACAAATTTCACCTTGATGACTCTTCCGTTGATTTTCTGCTTCCGATTTATGACACGTCTGCCAATTTGTTATTTACCCAACTTGGGTACCGTCATAAAGATGACCGTAATACGGTAAATCTTGGGGTCGGGTACCGCCGTTTTCAGGACAGCTGGATGTACGGCGTCAACTCTTTTTATGATGATGATGTGACGGGGGGTAACCGTAGGGTTGGCTTGGGTATTGAAGTGTGGACTGATTATCTAAAACTGTCTGCAAACGGTTACCGCGGGCTTACCGATTGGCATCAGTCCCGTGATTTTTCTGATTATGACGAACGTCCGGCCGATGGTTTTGATCTTCGCGCTGAGGGCTGGTTGCCTGCTTATCCACAACTGGGCGGTAAGCTTATTTATGAGAAATATTATGGCAACAATGTTGCTCTAATTGACAGCGATACGCTGAAGCATAATCCGGTGGCGGTGACCATCGGGGTTAACTATACCCCAATACCTTTGGTCACCTTGGGGGTCGATCATCAGCAAGGAGAAGGCGGCGATAACGAAACCACATTTAACGTTGAGTTGAATTACCGACTGGGTGTGCCGTGGGAGAAGCAGGTAGATCCGGCCATGGTTGACTTCAGCCGCACGTTAGCAGGCAATCGGTATGATCTGGTTGAGCGCAACAACGATATTGTTCTTGATTATAAAAAACAGAATCTTATACAGCTTGGCATGCCAGACTCAATGTCTGGCAAGGCGGGAAACACGGATGTATTGAATGTCGTGGTCAATGCCAAATATGGCACTGACCACGTTGAATGGGATGCTCAAGAATTACTTAATGTAGGGGGGAAGGCGGAACCGCTGGGCCCTCACGAAGAATCATTAAAAATCACGTATCCATCATTCCACTATACCGACACGCCGGGTGCGAATATTTATCATATCAGTGCGGTTGCTTACGATACGCATGGCAATAAGTCCAATAATGGTACGACTGAAGTCAATGTATTGGAAGCAGAAGGCGATACGATCGAAATCACCGACGGCAATCTGAGCGTGGGCACGGGTGCAACGGCCAATGGCAAGGACATCAATGCGATCACTGCAAAAGTCACCGATGCGAACGGCAACCCGCTCGCCAACCAGACCGTGACGTTCAATGTGGCGGAAGGGGCAACCATCACACCACATGAGGTGCAAACAGGGGCGGATGGTAATGCCGGCGCCACAGTGACGAGCCTGAAGGCGGGCACCTATGCGGTGACAGCAGAAGTGAATGGCAAGGGCACGAGCAAAAACACGACGTTCGTGGCGGATAAGGACTCGGCCGGCATTGCTGACGGCGACTTGGCGGTGGGTGACAACAATGCTGTAGCCGACGGAAAGTCGACGGACAGTGTGACCGCAAAAGTCACCGATGCGAACGGCAACCCGGTCTCTGGTGTGGAGGTGAGCTTCCTGGCAGGCAACGACGCGACGGTGGTGACGGAAACCGTTACGACCGGAGCGGACGGTATGGCCGCGACCACCCTGACCAGCATGACGGCGGGCACCTCGACGGTGACGGCGAAGGTGGGCGACAGCGAGCAGAAGGTTGACGTGAACTTCGTGGCCGACAGTGACACCGCTGCCATTACTGATGAGAACCTGGTAATCGGTCATGACAACACGGTCGCGAGCGGCAAGGTAACTGATGGTGTGACCGCCACGGCAACGGTAACTGATGAGAATGGTAATCCGGTTGCCGATCAGGAGGTTATCTTTACTGTGACCGAAGGGGCGAACATCACTACGGTGAAAGGGACTACCGGGGCTAAAGGTAAGGCTGCAGCAGTAGTGACCAGTGCCAAAGCAGGGGCTTATACAGTAACCGCGAAGGTTAATGATAGCGAAGCTAAGAAAGATGCTCACTTCGTGGCCGACAGTGACACCGCTGAAATCACCGACGGCAATCTGAGCGTGGGCACGGGTGCAACGGCCAATGGCAAGGACATCAATGCGATCACTGCAAAAGTCACCGATGCGAACGGCAACCCGCTCGCCAACCAGACCGTGACGTTCAATGTGGCGGAAGGGGCAACCATCACACCACATGAGGTGCAAACAGGGGCGGATGGTAATGCCGGCGCCACAGTGACGAGCCTGAAGGCGGGCACCTATGCGGTGACAGCAGAAGTGAATGGCAAGGGCACGAGCAAAAACACGACGTTCGTGGCGGATAAGGACTCGGCCGGCATTGCTGACGGCGACTTGGCGGTGGGTGACAACAATGCTGTAGCCGACGGAAAGTCGACGGACAGTGTGACCGCAAAAGTCACCGATGCGAACGGCAACCCGGTCTCTGGTGTGGAGGTGAGCTTCCTGGCAGGCAACGACGCGACGGTGGTGACGGAAACCGTTACGACCGGAGCGGACGGTATGGCCGCGACCACCCTGACCAGCATGACGGCGGGCACCTCGACGGTGACGGCGAAGGTGGGCGACAGCGAGCAGAAGGTTGACGTGAACTTCGTGGCCGACAGTGACACCGCTGCCATTACTGATGAGAACCTGGTAATCGGTCATGACAACACGGTCGCGAGCGGCAAGGTAACTGATGGTGTGACCGCCACGGCAACGGTAACTGATGAGAATGGTAATCCGGTTGCCGATCAGGAGGTTATCTTTACTGTGACCGAAGGGGCGAACATCACTACGGTGAAAGGGACTACCGGGGCTAAAGGTAAGGCTGCAGCAGTAGTGACCAGTGCCAAAGCAGGGGCTTATACAGTAACCGCGAAGGTTAATGATAGCGAAGCTAAGAAAGATGCTCACTTCGTGGCCGACAGTGACACCGCTGAAATCACCGACGGCAATCTGAGCGTGGGCACGGGTGCAACGGCCAATGGCAAGGACATCAATGCGATCACTGCAAAAGTCACCGATGCGAACGGCAACCCGCTCGCCAACCAGACCGTGACGTTCAATGTGGCGGAAGGGGCAACCATCACACCACATGAGGTGCAAACAGGGGCGGATGGTAATGCCGGCGCCACAGTGACGAGCCTGAAGGCGGGCACCTATGCGGTGACAGCAGAAGTGAATGGCAAGGGCACGAGCAAAAACACGACGTTCGTGGCGGATAAGGACTCGGCCGGCATTGCTGACGGCGACTTGGCGGTGGGTGACAACAATGCTGTAGCCGACGGAAAGTCGACGGACAGTGTGACCGCAAAAGTCACCGATGCGAACGGCAACCCGGTCTCTGGTGTGGAGGTGAGCTTCCTGGCAGGCAACGACGCGACGGTGGTGACGGAAACCGTTACGACCGGAGCGGACGGTATGGCCGCGACCACCCTGACCAGCATGACGGCGGGCACCTCGACGGTGACGGCGAAGGTGGGCGACAGCGAGCAGAAGGTTGACGTGAACTTCGTGGCCGACAGTGACACCGCTGCCATTACTGATGAGAACCTGGTAATCGGTCATGACAACACGGTCGCGAGCGGCAAGGTAACTGATGGTGTGACCGCCACGGCAACGGTAACTGATGAGAATGGTAATCCGGTTGCCGATCAGGAGGTTATCTTTACTGTGACCGAAGGGGCGAACATCACTACGGTGAAAGGGACTACCGGGGCTAAAGGTAAGGCTGCAGCAGTAGTGACCAGTGCCAAAGCAGGGGCTTATACAGTAACCGCGAAGGTTAATGATAGCGAAGCTAAGAAAGATGCTCACTTCGTGGCCGACAGTGACACCGCTGAAATCACCGACGGCAATCTGAGCGTGGGCACGGGTGCAACGGCCAATGGCAAGGACATCAATGCGATCACTGCAAAAGTCACCGATGCGAACGGCAACCCGCTCGCCAACCAGACCGTGACGTTCAATGTGGCGGAAGGGGCAACCATCACACCACATGAGGTGCAAACAGGGGCGGATGGTAATGCCGGCGCCACAGTGACGAGCCTGAAGGCGGGCACCTATGCGGTGACAGCAGAAGTGAATGGCAAGGGCACGAGCAAAAAACACGACGTTCGTGGCGGATAA
- a CDS encoding two component system sensor kinase SsrB, which translates to MKFNIKIAISDDGQSYFSVGLIELLKIHFSQLGIVTHIVEMRYAFTADIVFKYFKPGSINCFRHYKTNNGTHTPLFFTLCLSDSQAQKKIHGDRDSCSLESGVIYQGLSINSCLYKIIMEINKQQKKVGVCSCRQLHLTLREQEIMKHLKQEMSTSKIADTLKISQKTVSNHKVRVMRKMGFRRNHELYQWLREETVTVQNPLIN; encoded by the coding sequence GTGAAATTCAATATAAAAATAGCCATTTCCGATGATGGGCAGTCATACTTTTCAGTGGGCCTGATAGAATTACTGAAAATCCATTTCAGCCAACTTGGCATTGTAACGCACATCGTCGAAATGCGATATGCGTTTACAGCCGACATAGTATTTAAATACTTCAAACCAGGGAGTATAAATTGTTTTCGTCACTACAAGACTAATAATGGAACACACACACCATTATTTTTTACATTGTGTTTATCAGACTCTCAAGCACAAAAAAAAATTCATGGAGATCGAGACAGTTGCTCTCTAGAAAGTGGCGTTATCTATCAAGGCCTATCAATTAATTCATGTTTATATAAAATAATAATGGAGATAAACAAGCAACAAAAAAAGGTAGGCGTGTGTAGTTGCCGTCAACTACACCTTACTCTACGAGAACAGGAGATTATGAAGCATCTAAAGCAAGAAATGAGTACGTCAAAAATAGCTGACACACTAAAAATTAGCCAAAAAACAGTGAGCAATCACAAAGTAAGAGTTATGAGAAAAATGGGATTTCGACGAAACCATGAACTTTATCAGTGGTTGCGGGAAGAAACTGTTACGGTACAAAACCCACTCATAAACTAA